A genomic region of Clarias gariepinus isolate MV-2021 ecotype Netherlands chromosome 23, CGAR_prim_01v2, whole genome shotgun sequence contains the following coding sequences:
- the LOC128511161 gene encoding olfactory receptor class A-like protein 1, with the protein MDLCITIKGVSFLLQTGLGILGNASVLMAYTHIVLVESSLQPVDRILAHLAFSNLLQLLMRGVPDTMFIFGLRNLLNDSGCKVVIFAYRITRGLSVCLTCMLSVFQALTIAPLSGSCLTKLKSCLPLLVMPTFIGLWLLNMMVPIAAALFSMAPRNGTMPAFTLNLGYCHVNFRDNMTYVVNGAVQTTRDFVFVAIMLACSGYILVLLHKHSKQVRSIRRANQGTSMEMRAANSVVMLVVLYSVFFGIDNVIWIYMLTVAQGTAMVADLRVFFTSCYATFSPFLIISTNKKIKERMLCAAGEQSAENSTDKPKT; encoded by the coding sequence ATGGATCTTTGCAttaccattaaaggagtttcatTTCTTCTTCAGACGGGGCTGGGGATACTGGGTAATGCATCAGTACTTATGGCATACACTCATATCGTTCTAGTAGAGTCAAGTCTGCAGCCTGTGGACAGAATCCTGGCTCATCTGGCTTTCAGTAACCTGCTACAACTGCTCATGCGTGGTGTGCCAGATACAATGTTTATCTTCGGCCTGCGTAACCTGCTGAATGATTCAGGCTGCAAAGTGGTGATCTTTGCCTACCGCATTACCCGTGGCTTATCTGTCTGCCTCACCTGCATGCTGAGTGTCTTCCAAGCACTCACCATTGCACCATTATCCGGGTCATGCTTGACCAAACTGAAATCTTGTCTTCCGCTACTGGTCATGCCCACCTTCATAGGTCTGTGGCTCCTTAACATGATGGTCCCCATTGCTGCTGCACTTTTTTCCATGGCACCTCGGAATGGCACCATGCCTGCTTTCACACTCAATCTCGGTTACTGTCACGTCAACTTCCGTGACAACATGACCTATGTGGTGAATGGCGCAGTCCAAACAACACGAGACTTCGTCTTCGTTGCCATCATGCTGGCATGCAGCGGTTACATCCTGGTCCTCCTGCACAAACACAGCAAGCAGGTCAGGTCCATCCGACGTGCTAATCAAGGAACCTCCATGGAAATGCGGGCAGCTAACAGTGTTGTCATGCTGGTGGTGCTGTACAGCGTGTTCTTCGGCATTGATAATGTGATCTGGATCTACATGCTCACTGTGGCGCAGGGCACAGCTATGGTGGCGGACTTGAGGGTATTTTTTACATCCTGCTATGCCACATTCAGTCCTTTCCTCATAATAAGCactaataagaaaataaaggaGAGGATGTTGTGTGCGGCTGGAGAACAGTCCGCCGAGAACTCCACGGACAAGCCaaaaacttaa